The Opitutus sp. ER46 genome has a window encoding:
- a CDS encoding four helix bundle protein — MFHEHGDLRGRTQQFALRVSRAFRSLPARDRVAQIWGEQLLRAAGSVGANYREAQHARSVAEYRSKLGDCLREADEALYWMENLESEQFFKPSAIRPLKTEASELIAILTTLLRKP, encoded by the coding sequence ATGTTTCACGAGCACGGAGACCTCCGGGGGAGAACGCAGCAGTTTGCCCTCCGTGTTTCGCGTGCCTTCAGATCATTGCCCGCCCGCGACCGCGTCGCGCAGATCTGGGGCGAGCAATTGCTCCGGGCCGCGGGTTCGGTCGGCGCGAACTACCGCGAGGCGCAGCACGCCCGGTCGGTGGCCGAATACCGCTCCAAGCTCGGCGACTGCCTGCGCGAAGCCGACGAAGCCTTGTATTGGATGGAGAACCTCGAGTCGGAGCAGTTCTTCAAACCCTCCGCCATTCGTCCGCTGAAAACAGAAGCATCCGAACTCATCGCGATCCTCACCACTCTCCTTCGCAAACCCTGA
- a CDS encoding F0F1 ATP synthase subunit delta, protein MSAQKQVQQLARQLFRMSLVNGELSAERVTGVLEYVEKHRPAHTHAVLTAYQRLVAAEIARGQASVEHAGPITPASLAAIAATLTQKYGRRITPVARRNDQLLAGIRVRVADDLYESSVAGHLTALAPAR, encoded by the coding sequence ATGTCCGCGCAGAAACAAGTCCAGCAACTCGCCCGGCAGTTGTTCCGGATGAGCCTCGTCAACGGCGAGCTCTCCGCCGAACGCGTCACCGGCGTCCTGGAGTACGTCGAGAAACACCGCCCGGCTCATACCCACGCGGTCCTCACCGCGTACCAGCGGCTCGTCGCCGCCGAGATCGCCCGCGGCCAGGCGTCCGTGGAACACGCCGGTCCGATCACCCCGGCCTCCCTCGCTGCGATCGCCGCCACGCTTACGCAGAAGTACGGCCGCCGCATCACTCCGGTCGCCCGCCGCAACGACCAGTTGCTGGCCGGCATCCGCGTCCGCGTCGCCGACGATCTGTATGAATCCTCCGTCGCCGGCCACCTGACCGCGCTCGCCCCCGCCCGCTGA
- the atpD gene encoding F0F1 ATP synthase subunit beta yields MNTGKIVQVIGPVVDVQFPENAIPQIYQALTVEFTVGGKKEKLTLEIQQHLGDGVARTIAMSSSEGLQRGMTVVDTGAPISVPVGDGVLGRIFDVTGEPVDGRGPVKFEKKYPIHRPAPALAEQNTQAEILETGIKVIDLICPFIKGGKAGAFGGAGVGKTVVILELINNIAKAHGGYSVFAGVGERSREGNDLYHEMSDAGVIDQKDLSKSKVALVYGQMNEPPGARMRVALSALAMTEYFRDEKNQDVLLFIDNIFRFSQAGSEVSALLGRSPSAVGYQPTLANEMGILQERITSTKKGSITSVQAVYVPADDLTDPAPANTFAHLDSTIVLERSIAELGIYPAVDPLASTSKALAPDVVGDEHYFVAREVQRVLQRYKDLQDIIAILGLDELSPEDKLTVYRARKIQRFLSQPFSVAEVFTGTPGKYVPVKETVRGFKMILDGQLDDVPEGDFYMKGAIDEVVAAAKKA; encoded by the coding sequence ATGAACACCGGCAAAATCGTCCAAGTCATCGGCCCTGTCGTTGACGTCCAGTTCCCGGAAAACGCCATTCCCCAGATCTACCAGGCTCTCACGGTCGAGTTCACCGTGGGCGGGAAGAAGGAGAAGCTCACCCTCGAGATCCAGCAGCACCTGGGCGACGGCGTCGCGCGCACGATTGCGATGTCCTCCTCCGAGGGTCTGCAGCGCGGCATGACCGTGGTCGATACCGGGGCGCCGATCTCCGTCCCCGTGGGCGACGGCGTGCTCGGGCGCATCTTCGACGTGACGGGCGAGCCGGTCGACGGTCGCGGCCCGGTCAAGTTCGAGAAGAAGTATCCGATTCACCGCCCGGCGCCCGCGCTCGCCGAGCAGAACACCCAGGCCGAAATTCTCGAAACCGGCATCAAGGTCATCGACCTGATCTGCCCGTTCATCAAGGGCGGCAAGGCCGGCGCCTTCGGTGGTGCGGGCGTCGGCAAGACCGTCGTCATTCTCGAGCTCATCAACAACATCGCCAAGGCCCACGGTGGTTACTCCGTGTTCGCCGGGGTGGGGGAGCGCTCCCGCGAGGGCAACGACCTGTATCATGAAATGTCCGACGCGGGCGTCATCGACCAGAAGGACCTCAGCAAGTCCAAGGTCGCGCTCGTGTACGGCCAGATGAACGAGCCGCCGGGCGCCCGCATGCGCGTCGCCCTCTCGGCCCTCGCCATGACCGAGTACTTCCGCGACGAGAAAAACCAGGACGTGCTCCTCTTCATCGATAACATCTTCCGGTTCTCGCAGGCCGGCTCCGAGGTGTCCGCCCTCCTCGGCCGCTCCCCGTCGGCCGTCGGTTACCAGCCGACCCTCGCCAACGAGATGGGCATCCTCCAGGAACGCATCACCTCGACGAAGAAGGGCTCGATCACCTCCGTGCAGGCCGTGTACGTGCCCGCCGACGATCTCACCGACCCGGCCCCGGCCAACACCTTCGCCCACCTCGACTCGACCATCGTGCTCGAGCGCTCCATCGCCGAGCTCGGCATCTACCCGGCCGTCGATCCGCTCGCCTCCACCTCGAAGGCCCTCGCCCCCGACGTCGTCGGCGACGAGCACTACTTCGTCGCCCGCGAGGTCCAGCGCGTCCTCCAGCGGTACAAGGATCTCCAGGACATCATCGCCATTCTCGGCCTCGATGAGCTCTCCCCCGAGGACAAGCTCACCGTCTACCGCGCCCGCAAGATCCAGCGCTTCCTCTCCCAGCCGTTCTCGGTCGCCGAAGTCTTCACCGGCACCCCGGGCAAGTACGTTCCGGTCAAGGAGACCGTCCGCGGCTTCAAGATGATCCTCGATGGCCAGCTCGACGACGTGCCCGAGGGCGACTTCTACATGAAGGGCGCCATCGACGAGGTCGTCGCCGCCGCCAAGAAGGCCTGA
- a CDS encoding F0F1 ATP synthase subunit A, whose translation MLRVLKLAAAGAALACTPAFAASEHEAVSSSATKLIDLGHGWAITNSMVTGWVVSALLITLVLWLVGKPSIMPTKGQAVVESLIEGLRGLFEPIVGKRAFPAVFPLLITFFIFILFHNWMGLFPGVGTIGEGHLSAGRFIVDKPFIRPYNSDFNGTIALALISFGAWVIVVLRYAGLKFLVHDLFGNKADKAETPGWLYPVLSLVFLIVGFIEVFSIAIRPFTLSVRLFGNIFGGENLLHGTGFFFVFYFMELLVGLIQALVFTLLSAVYIGLICNHGDDHAEGAPAGEAHH comes from the coding sequence ATGCTCCGAGTCCTAAAGCTTGCCGCTGCAGGCGCAGCCTTGGCGTGTACCCCCGCGTTCGCCGCCAGCGAACATGAGGCGGTCTCGTCGAGCGCCACAAAATTGATCGATCTCGGCCACGGCTGGGCGATCACGAACAGCATGGTCACCGGGTGGGTCGTATCCGCCCTCCTCATCACGCTGGTTCTTTGGCTGGTGGGTAAACCGTCCATCATGCCGACCAAGGGTCAGGCGGTCGTCGAGTCGCTCATCGAGGGGCTCCGCGGCCTGTTCGAGCCGATCGTGGGCAAGCGCGCGTTCCCCGCCGTCTTCCCGCTTCTCATCACGTTCTTCATCTTCATCCTGTTTCACAACTGGATGGGCCTGTTCCCCGGCGTCGGCACGATCGGGGAGGGGCACTTGTCCGCCGGCCGGTTTATCGTCGATAAACCCTTTATCCGGCCGTACAACTCCGACTTCAACGGCACCATCGCCCTCGCCCTGATTTCCTTCGGCGCGTGGGTGATCGTCGTCCTCCGCTATGCCGGCCTGAAGTTCCTCGTCCACGACCTCTTCGGCAACAAGGCCGACAAGGCCGAGACGCCCGGCTGGCTCTACCCGGTCCTCTCGCTCGTGTTCCTCATCGTCGGCTTCATCGAGGTGTTCTCGATCGCGATCCGGCCGTTCACCCTCTCGGTCCGACTCTTCGGCAATATCTTCGGCGGTGAGAACCTCCTCCACGGCACTGGCTTCTTCTTTGTCTTCTATTTCATGGAGCTGCTCGTCGGCCTCATCCAGGCCCTGGTCTTCACGCTCCTCTCCGCCGTGTACATCGGGCTGATCTGCAATCACGGCGACGACCACGCCGAAGGCGCCCCCGCCGGCGAAGCGCACCACTGA
- the atpA gene encoding F0F1 ATP synthase subunit alpha, with amino-acid sequence MSTVLEQIEQQIAKLSTKAVKKNTGHIRTVADGVAKIDGLSDVMYNEMVQFPGGTIGFALNLEEDEVGCVVLGDISKLREGDEVQTTGRLLSVPVGKALLGRTVDTLGNPVDGKGPIAATEFYPVEKIAPGIVARKSVTQPLFTGIMAIDSMIPIGRGQRELIIGDRGTGKTTIAIDTIINQAKINKVGLASGDPKFRPMYSIYVAVGQKQSNIVRTIGALEAAGALEYTIIVAAPAADNPANQYLAPFAGAAMGEWFMENDMDALIVYDDLSKHAAAYRQISLILKRPSGREAYPGDVFYLHSRLLERSARLNGKGSLTGLPIIETQAGDVSAYIPTNVISITDGQIFLETDLFNQGIRPAVSVGLSVSRVGSAAQIKATKQVGGKLKGELAQFRELAAFAQFGSDLDAKTKAQLERGARIVELFKQPAFNPIPIEVQVAVLFAMQRGFFETIDIKKVVAAAAALKEFFITRKDALLAEVRTKAALDKDLEAKLQSACEEWKAGYTA; translated from the coding sequence ATGAGCACCGTCCTCGAACAAATCGAACAACAAATCGCCAAGCTCTCGACCAAGGCGGTCAAGAAGAACACCGGCCATATCCGCACGGTCGCCGACGGCGTCGCGAAAATCGACGGCCTCTCCGACGTGATGTACAACGAGATGGTCCAGTTCCCCGGCGGCACGATCGGGTTCGCGCTCAATCTCGAAGAGGACGAGGTCGGCTGCGTCGTCCTCGGTGACATCTCCAAGCTGCGCGAGGGCGACGAGGTGCAGACCACCGGCCGCCTGCTCTCCGTCCCCGTCGGCAAGGCCCTCCTCGGCCGCACGGTCGACACCCTCGGCAACCCCGTCGACGGCAAGGGCCCGATCGCCGCCACCGAATTCTATCCCGTCGAGAAGATCGCCCCCGGCATCGTCGCCCGCAAATCCGTCACCCAGCCGCTGTTCACCGGCATCATGGCCATCGACTCCATGATCCCGATCGGCCGCGGCCAGCGTGAGCTCATCATCGGCGACCGCGGCACCGGCAAGACCACCATCGCGATCGATACGATCATCAACCAGGCCAAGATCAACAAGGTCGGCCTGGCCAGCGGTGATCCGAAGTTCCGCCCGATGTATTCCATCTACGTCGCGGTCGGCCAGAAGCAGTCCAACATCGTCCGCACCATCGGCGCCCTCGAGGCCGCCGGCGCCCTCGAGTACACCATCATCGTCGCCGCCCCCGCCGCGGACAACCCCGCCAACCAGTACCTCGCCCCCTTCGCCGGTGCGGCCATGGGCGAGTGGTTCATGGAAAACGATATGGACGCGCTGATCGTGTACGACGATCTGTCCAAGCACGCCGCCGCCTATCGCCAGATTTCGCTCATCCTGAAACGCCCGTCCGGCCGCGAAGCCTACCCCGGCGACGTCTTCTACCTCCACTCCCGCCTGCTCGAACGTTCCGCGCGCCTCAACGGCAAGGGCTCGCTCACGGGCCTGCCGATCATCGAAACCCAGGCGGGCGACGTCTCGGCCTACATCCCGACCAACGTCATCTCGATCACCGACGGCCAGATCTTCCTCGAGACCGATCTCTTCAACCAGGGCATCCGCCCCGCCGTGTCGGTCGGCCTCTCCGTCTCCCGCGTCGGTTCCGCCGCGCAGATCAAGGCGACCAAGCAGGTCGGCGGTAAGCTGAAGGGCGAGCTCGCCCAGTTCCGCGAACTCGCCGCCTTCGCCCAGTTCGGCTCCGACCTCGACGCCAAGACCAAGGCCCAGCTCGAACGCGGCGCCCGCATCGTCGAGCTCTTCAAGCAGCCTGCCTTCAACCCGATTCCGATCGAGGTCCAGGTCGCGGTTCTCTTCGCGATGCAGCGCGGCTTCTTCGAGACCATCGACATCAAGAAGGTCGTCGCCGCCGCCGCCGCGCTGAAGGAATTCTTCATCACCCGTAAGGACGCCCTCCTCGCCGAGGTTCGCACCAAGGCCGCCCTCGACAAGGACCTCGAGGCCAAACTCCAGTCCGCCTGCGAAGAGTGGAAAGCCGGGTACACGGCGTGA
- the atpF gene encoding F0F1 ATP synthase subunit B, protein MTLPLFLAAAVEAHATEPGIVEKFGLDWKYVAIQAFSFLIVLAVLYKFGIKPTTATMEERNRKIEAGLKHAEEMQAKLAAAQQESAAIVKQAQVEASKIVDDARKTAKEFLDRQMQDATARAADSMAKAQQAIELEHKKMLADARTEIARLVVVTTERVLAKKLTDADRSAYNDAATRELTTL, encoded by the coding sequence ATGACGCTGCCTCTCTTCCTCGCCGCTGCGGTTGAAGCTCACGCCACCGAACCCGGGATCGTCGAAAAATTCGGTCTCGATTGGAAGTACGTCGCCATCCAGGCGTTCAGCTTCCTCATCGTCCTCGCGGTGCTGTACAAGTTCGGCATCAAGCCGACCACGGCGACCATGGAGGAGCGCAACCGCAAGATCGAGGCGGGCCTCAAGCACGCCGAGGAAATGCAGGCCAAGCTCGCCGCCGCCCAGCAGGAGAGCGCCGCCATCGTGAAGCAGGCGCAGGTCGAGGCGTCCAAGATCGTCGACGACGCCCGCAAGACCGCGAAGGAGTTCCTCGATCGCCAGATGCAGGACGCCACCGCCCGCGCCGCCGACTCCATGGCCAAGGCCCAGCAGGCGATCGAGCTCGAGCACAAGAAGATGCTCGCCGACGCCCGCACCGAGATCGCGCGCCTCGTCGTCGTCACCACCGAGCGCGTCCTCGCCAAGAAACTCACCGACGCCGATCGCTCGGCCTACAACGACGCCGCCACCCGCGAGCTCACCACGCTCTAA
- the trmB gene encoding tRNA (guanosine(46)-N7)-methyltransferase TrmB: protein MVYTPAFAALLEERRSTLKAQLDAYLPKSAPFVWEIGSGHGHFLVAYATAHPDEVCLGIDIASDRVERAQRKRDRAKLANLHFLQAEARLFLDTLDDTTRFSRVFVLFPDPWPKARHNKHRIIQPGVLAAIAAHATPDCRIYFRTDHAEYFAAAREVFAADPNWQIEDTPWPFEYATVFQQRASSYHSLVAHCRATAGPAKSAPSLSNAP, encoded by the coding sequence GTGGTCTACACCCCCGCATTCGCCGCCCTCCTCGAAGAACGTCGCTCGACGCTGAAAGCGCAGCTCGACGCCTATCTTCCCAAGTCGGCGCCCTTTGTCTGGGAAATTGGCAGCGGCCACGGCCACTTCCTCGTGGCGTACGCCACCGCCCACCCCGACGAGGTCTGCCTGGGCATCGACATCGCCTCGGACCGCGTGGAGCGGGCCCAGCGCAAGCGCGACCGCGCCAAGCTCGCCAACCTGCACTTTCTCCAGGCCGAGGCCCGCCTCTTTCTTGATACGCTCGACGACACCACCCGCTTCAGCCGGGTGTTCGTCCTGTTTCCCGACCCCTGGCCCAAAGCCCGGCATAACAAGCACCGCATCATCCAGCCGGGCGTCCTGGCCGCGATCGCCGCTCACGCCACGCCCGACTGCCGCATCTATTTTCGCACCGACCACGCCGAGTACTTCGCCGCCGCGCGGGAGGTCTTCGCCGCCGATCCGAACTGGCAGATCGAAGACACGCCCTGGCCGTTTGAATACGCCACCGTGTTCCAGCAGCGCGCCTCATCGTATCACTCGCTGGTCGCGCACTGCCGCGCCACGGCCGGCCCGGCTAAATCTGCACCTTCGCTGAGTAACGCCCCCTAA
- a CDS encoding ATP synthase F0 subunit C has product MITTIAELSGNIASAFGLLGAAIGVGLIGLKAAEAVGRNPGASGKILVQAIIGMALAEGLGILALFLARA; this is encoded by the coding sequence ATGATCACCACCATCGCAGAGCTCTCTGGCAACATCGCCAGCGCGTTCGGTCTGCTCGGCGCCGCCATCGGCGTCGGTCTCATCGGCCTCAAGGCCGCCGAAGCCGTCGGTCGCAATCCCGGCGCCTCCGGCAAGATCCTCGTCCAGGCCATCATCGGCATGGCCCTGGCCGAAGGTCTCGGCATCCTCGCGCTCTTCCTCGCGCGCGCCTAA
- the mnmG gene encoding tRNA uridine-5-carboxymethylaminomethyl(34) synthesis enzyme MnmG — translation MNTSDTCFDVIVCGAGHAGVEAALAAARMDASTLLVTGNIDTIAQMSCNPAIGGQAKGQIVREIDALGGEMAINTDVTGIQFRLLNESKGPAVQSPRAQCDKKAYQFRLKHTLELHPRLQLFQATVTGLIYDYGKVVGCRTNLDVEFRGRSVVVTTGTFLRGLMHIGKNKNEGGRLGDFSAKTLSQSFLDAGIELQRLKTGTPPRLLGRSLDFSRMQEQRGDAEPTFFAFHDTRDDGELFHVEQTGERRLGWRPGCEQVSCWMTYTTAETAQLVRDNLHLSAMYSGEIEGVGPRYCPSIEDKFVRFADKPRHLLFLEPEGRTTDEFYVNGLSTSLPFEVQVRMIHSVPGLENAVLLRPAYAVEYDFAPPTQLFPTLESRKVENLFFAGQINGTSGYEEAACQGLVAGVNAVNKVRGLPPLLIGRHEGYIGVLIDDLVTKGTQEPYRMFTSRAEHRLLFNHGSAELRLAHHAKVHGLISATRLARIEDKRRRIERWVSRLEVGRTHAGTYAEGLRRNGAPSELPAEFLKESVGVKEEVLYRVRYQGYLAREHRQIEKLASIEAVRIPPDIDYAQVRGLRKESTLKLGQLRPMTLGQASRVSGVNPADIGVLMVWIAARQGRGAAPSE, via the coding sequence TTGAATACGAGCGATACTTGTTTTGACGTGATTGTCTGCGGGGCCGGTCATGCCGGCGTGGAAGCTGCGTTGGCGGCGGCGCGGATGGACGCCTCCACCCTGCTCGTCACGGGCAACATCGACACGATTGCCCAGATGAGCTGCAACCCCGCCATTGGCGGTCAGGCCAAGGGTCAGATTGTGCGGGAGATCGACGCCCTCGGCGGTGAGATGGCCATCAACACCGACGTCACCGGCATTCAGTTCCGCCTCCTTAATGAATCGAAGGGACCGGCCGTGCAGTCCCCTCGCGCCCAGTGCGACAAGAAGGCGTACCAGTTCCGCCTCAAGCATACGCTGGAGCTCCACCCTCGCCTGCAGCTCTTCCAGGCCACCGTCACGGGGCTGATCTACGACTATGGCAAGGTCGTTGGCTGTCGCACCAACCTGGATGTGGAGTTTCGGGGCCGAAGTGTGGTCGTGACCACCGGCACCTTCCTTCGCGGACTGATGCACATTGGAAAGAACAAGAACGAAGGCGGCCGGCTCGGCGACTTCAGCGCCAAGACGCTTTCCCAGAGCTTCCTCGACGCCGGCATCGAACTTCAGCGGCTCAAGACCGGGACTCCGCCACGCCTGCTTGGCCGGAGCCTCGACTTCAGCCGGATGCAGGAACAACGCGGCGATGCCGAGCCGACGTTCTTCGCGTTTCATGACACCCGGGACGACGGGGAATTGTTCCACGTGGAACAAACCGGCGAGCGCCGGCTGGGATGGCGCCCCGGTTGTGAACAAGTTTCGTGCTGGATGACGTACACCACGGCCGAGACGGCGCAGCTCGTCCGTGACAACCTGCACCTGTCCGCCATGTACAGCGGCGAGATAGAAGGCGTAGGACCAAGGTATTGCCCAAGTATTGAGGACAAATTTGTCCGGTTTGCCGACAAGCCCAGGCACCTGCTTTTCCTCGAGCCAGAGGGCCGAACCACGGACGAATTCTATGTGAATGGCTTGTCAACAAGTCTGCCGTTCGAGGTTCAGGTCCGCATGATCCACAGCGTTCCCGGCCTGGAAAACGCGGTCCTGCTGCGGCCCGCCTACGCGGTGGAGTACGACTTCGCTCCGCCAACCCAGCTCTTTCCAACCCTCGAATCGCGCAAGGTGGAGAATCTGTTCTTCGCCGGCCAGATCAACGGCACCTCGGGGTACGAGGAGGCCGCGTGCCAGGGTCTGGTCGCGGGAGTGAATGCGGTGAACAAGGTGAGGGGACTGCCGCCGCTGCTAATCGGGCGGCACGAGGGCTACATTGGCGTGCTGATCGATGATCTGGTCACCAAGGGCACCCAGGAGCCCTACCGCATGTTTACCAGCCGGGCTGAACACCGCCTGCTCTTCAATCATGGCAGCGCCGAGCTCCGCCTGGCGCACCATGCCAAGGTCCACGGATTGATTTCCGCGACTCGACTGGCGCGCATCGAGGACAAGCGCCGCCGGATCGAACGGTGGGTGAGTCGCCTCGAGGTCGGGCGCACGCACGCCGGGACCTACGCAGAGGGGCTGCGGCGCAATGGTGCTCCCAGCGAGTTGCCCGCTGAGTTTTTGAAGGAATCCGTTGGGGTAAAGGAGGAGGTCCTTTACCGCGTTCGCTACCAGGGCTACCTCGCGCGAGAGCATCGCCAGATCGAGAAGCTCGCCTCGATCGAGGCCGTGCGGATTCCCCCGGACATCGACTATGCGCAGGTGAGGGGACTGCGGAAGGAAAGCACGTTGAAGCTCGGTCAGTTACGTCCCATGACGCTGGGGCAAGCCAGCCGGGTCAGTGGTGTCAACCCGGCCGACATTGGGGTACTCATGGTCTGGATCGCCGCGCGGCAGGGCAGGGGAGCAGCGCCCTCCGAATAG
- a CDS encoding lipoate--protein ligase family protein: MDLHVLPERVAGAAENMATDFLLLQRYPATGEVRFRHYGWRAPAFTFGYAQKLAFVQAQLPPGETFDLCRRPTGGGVVDHRDDWTYALVVPRGHPLEEVRATNSYRAVHEALAAALRAQGVPAVTKTAAPDPDEEPMGVCFQRAEIYDVVHEGTGTKIAGAAQKRNKHGLLFQGSIWRPAVGATIDWDAFHDAFVAALAAELKVPATPVPWPEFNEDEVSGLTEQYSASEWLGYR; this comes from the coding sequence GCGGGAGCGGCCGAGAACATGGCGACGGATTTTCTGCTCCTGCAACGGTACCCGGCGACGGGCGAAGTGCGGTTTCGGCACTACGGGTGGCGGGCCCCCGCGTTCACGTTTGGGTACGCGCAGAAACTGGCGTTCGTGCAGGCGCAGCTGCCCCCGGGCGAAACCTTCGACCTGTGTCGCCGGCCAACGGGCGGCGGTGTGGTGGATCACCGGGACGACTGGACGTACGCGCTGGTGGTTCCGCGCGGCCACCCGCTCGAGGAAGTGCGGGCGACGAACAGCTATCGCGCGGTGCATGAGGCGCTGGCGGCGGCGCTGCGGGCGCAGGGCGTGCCAGCGGTGACGAAGACGGCGGCGCCAGATCCCGACGAAGAGCCGATGGGCGTGTGTTTCCAGCGCGCTGAGATCTACGACGTGGTGCATGAGGGCACCGGCACGAAGATCGCCGGCGCCGCGCAGAAGCGGAACAAGCACGGGTTGCTGTTCCAGGGCTCGATCTGGCGGCCGGCGGTGGGCGCGACGATCGACTGGGACGCGTTTCACGACGCGTTTGTCGCCGCGCTGGCGGCGGAGCTGAAGGTGCCGGCGACGCCCGTGCCGTGGCCGGAGTTCAATGAGGATGAAGTGAGCGGCCTTACCGAACAGTATTCTGCGTCGGAGTGGCTGGGCTATCGATGA
- the atpC gene encoding ATP synthase F1 subunit epsilon: MPLTLEIVTPEARVYTDTIDSVVLPTVTGEIGILPGHIPLLTQIESGELRVTKNGETHLLAVGGGFVEVEADRVHVLAEQAITEEKIDEKAVEEAMKRAEQQLRDAANLDPHEYEHLQQMVRFSGTQLALKRKRR, from the coding sequence ATGCCGCTCACCCTCGAAATCGTCACGCCCGAAGCCCGGGTCTACACCGACACCATCGACAGCGTCGTGCTGCCGACGGTGACGGGTGAGATCGGCATCCTCCCTGGCCACATTCCGCTGCTGACCCAGATCGAGAGCGGCGAGCTGCGCGTCACCAAGAACGGCGAAACGCATCTCCTCGCCGTCGGCGGCGGCTTCGTCGAGGTCGAGGCGGACCGCGTCCACGTCCTCGCCGAACAGGCGATCACCGAGGAGAAGATCGACGAAAAGGCCGTCGAGGAGGCGATGAAGCGCGCGGAGCAGCAGCTCCGCGACGCCGCCAATCTCGACCCGCACGAGTACGAGCACCTGCAGCAGATGGTCCGGTTCTCCGGCACCCAGCTCGCCCTCAAGCGCAAGCGGCGCTGA
- a CDS encoding four helix bundle protein: MQNEGKDLPERTYQYGRRVIHLFEALPQTKLAQTLGLQLLRAGTSVGANYREADRARSKAEFISKMGDSLKELDESSLWLRHIHDSQLVAPERLHPLRKETDELIRIFVTIIKHARSE, encoded by the coding sequence ATGCAGAATGAGGGGAAAGACCTGCCGGAACGCACCTATCAGTACGGACGCCGGGTCATTCATCTCTTCGAAGCACTTCCTCAAACCAAGCTCGCTCAAACCCTCGGACTTCAACTTCTCCGCGCCGGCACTTCGGTCGGCGCCAATTACCGCGAAGCAGACCGTGCCCGATCCAAAGCAGAGTTCATTTCCAAGATGGGCGACTCCCTCAAGGAGCTCGACGAATCTTCGCTTTGGCTCCGTCACATCCACGACTCGCAGCTCGTCGCGCCAGAGCGTCTTCATCCTTTGCGCAAGGAAACCGACGAGCTCATCCGCATCTTCGTAACGATCATCAAGCACGCCCGCAGCGAATGA
- the atpG gene encoding ATP synthase F1 subunit gamma — MASTRDIRRRIKSVKNTRQITKAMELVAASKMKKAQQMALAGRPYTEVMTSMLGVLAGRVEESQHPFLVQRPVRTRGILLITTDKGLAGPLNANLFKLVTDITTPAKFYVVGRKGSQFIARTRREMVADFSVQDRVPFNEVKVITELMMKHYLEGVIDTVEVIYPRFKNTLVQEPSVRPVLPLASVHDFLTHAGVPTAAKTSPTPASAEETREILFEPSATEVLEALLPFYVNRHVYQLVLSAKASEHSARMVAMKTAKDNATKLLDDLTLEYNKARQAGITQEILEIAAAQFAAS; from the coding sequence ATGGCCTCGACTAGAGATATCAGGAGACGGATTAAGTCCGTTAAGAACACCCGCCAGATCACCAAGGCGATGGAGCTGGTCGCCGCTTCGAAGATGAAGAAGGCCCAGCAGATGGCACTGGCCGGCCGGCCCTACACCGAGGTCATGACCAGCATGCTCGGCGTTCTCGCCGGTCGGGTGGAGGAGTCGCAGCATCCGTTCCTCGTCCAGCGTCCCGTCCGCACCCGCGGCATCCTGCTCATCACGACCGACAAGGGTCTCGCCGGTCCGCTCAACGCGAATCTGTTCAAGCTCGTCACCGATATCACGACCCCGGCCAAGTTCTACGTCGTCGGCCGCAAGGGCTCCCAGTTCATCGCCCGCACGCGCCGCGAAATGGTCGCCGACTTCTCCGTCCAGGACCGCGTCCCTTTCAACGAGGTCAAGGTCATCACCGAGCTGATGATGAAGCACTACCTCGAGGGCGTGATCGACACCGTCGAGGTCATCTACCCGCGCTTCAAGAACACCCTCGTGCAGGAGCCGAGCGTCCGCCCCGTGCTCCCGCTCGCGAGCGTCCACGATTTTCTCACCCACGCCGGCGTCCCAACCGCGGCGAAAACCAGCCCGACACCCGCCTCGGCCGAGGAAACCCGCGAGATCCTTTTCGAACCGAGCGCCACCGAGGTTCTCGAGGCGCTGCTGCCGTTCTACGTCAACCGCCACGTCTACCAGCTCGTCCTCTCCGCCAAGGCGTCCGAACACAGCGCCCGCATGGTCGCGATGAAGACCGCCAAGGACAACGCCACCAAGCTCCTCGACGACCTCACCCTCGAATACAACAAGGCCCGTCAGGCCGGCATCACGCAGGAGATCCTCGAAATCGCCGCCGCCCAATTTGCGGCGAGCTGA